In the Triticum aestivum cultivar Chinese Spring chromosome 2B, IWGSC CS RefSeq v2.1, whole genome shotgun sequence genome, ATCCATCACAGATGCCACTATCACACAGAAACCAAATGCATATCAAAATATtgagaaaataataaaatcaatcgGAACCTGGATTTATCCTAACTCTATGCGCGCGCAACCTGTATCTGCATCACACATCCAGCCCTACTGTCAAATCAATAGGGCCCACATGTGTCAGCCATGCATGCGCCAGATATTATTAAAAATAATTTTATTAGTTATACGTTGGTACTGCTAGCTTATGACCATGTACTCCACTAATTTGCACGTCACCTTGACATGATCTTTTAATTTAGATGTTACCATGGAATTCAAATGTAGCTTTCACCATTGTTTCCTACAGTAATATACTCCACCAGTTCAAAAATATAAGATGTAGTTTGATCCATATTCTTGTTCGACCTTACATCTCTCATACAACATTTAGTCAACGGTTACAAAATCATAATCACATGAGAATGCTTTTGAACTGTACATTGAGAAAACCCAATGTAAAAATACTAGGTATTAAACCCCAGAAACAAAAATTGAAGCATGGTCTGGCAAAGCTTTTCTTTGTGGAGCTGATTATATTGGCCAGTTGGAGTATCTGGACTGGATCTGCACAATAGAGCTCCCAATCTTTACAGATGTATGAAAATTTTCAAGGATGAACTGACATGAGTGGTTCATAGAGCTACGGCAACATTTTGCTTTCTAACATAGTTTGCAGTAGGTAAAAGGACATTCCTTTTAACATCATTTTAGAAATACAAAAAACAAAGTTCTTGCATTACCAAGTTAAACCATAGAACTTCTTGTCTTCACTTTCAAATGGTTAAGAATTTTTTTTAAGAGTTCATGTCTTGGATTTTTCCGTATGGGATTTCTAGCAGTTACTATTTTTTCTAGTACTGGCATAGCTAGTTAATTATTTAATTTGGATTGGTTGTTTATCTACAAGCATACTGCAAGTTAGGGTGATTTTTTTAGATGATCAAATATCAGATTTGCCAAGGTAGTTTAGGTGCATAAAATAGGGCAGTTAGGCACATAATAAGCTGAACAAATCCGAAATGCTATGTATGCAAGTGAATTATAGACTTCTGATTAGTTGCATTTCTGCAGTTCACAAGAAGAGAAATTTAGAAAGGATTATACTACCGATTATGACATTCCTGCTGCTCCTAGCATTCATAGCCCTCGTGTGGATGTACAAATACAGAGGTAAAGTAACAAATTTCCTCCTTATTTTAACATACTATATTGGTTCAAGAGTTACGGGGAAAAAATTTAGTGTCCTTGTAGGCAATTGGCGAAAGAAGGAAAACCAGAAGAAACTGAAGCTTGGATACTTTAGCACATCCAACCAACTCGAAGATGAAAATACAGAAGTTCCATTTGTTAGTTTTGAAGACACCCTTTTGGCAACAAATTGTTTTGCTGATTCCAACTTGCTTGGACGCGGAGGCTTTGGCAAAGTCTACAAGGTAACAGAATGTGGTATATGGACAAGTTGATGAGATATGCACTTATTTACTACTGTCATTCCTAACTAAAGGCTTTGCTGATCCAACAATTACTAGATGTAGTAGATGCTAAATTAGTGAAACATGTACTTGTTGATGCCACATGATCTGAAATTATGTGGTTTCAGATGAGTTGGTTATTTACAGTAGTGCTGATATTCGAGAGGGTGGAAAGAAAACAATTCTGCAGTTGAGAAATATCTTGTGGGTTCCAGAGTTAAGAGTGTCACAATGGACTTATTCATATATAAAGGATAACTATAGGACCCTAAAAGGTTGGTTTCCATTTCTTGATTAATTGAAAAATATATGCCCATGTAGGGAACACTCAAAGGTGGAGACAATGTTGCTGTTAAAAGGCTAAGTAAGGGTTCTGGACAAGGAGCAGTCGAGTTTAGAAGTGAGGTAGTTCTAATTGCCAAACTGCAGCACAAAAACCTAGTCCAACTTCTTGGGTGTTGCATTCATGAAGATGAGAAGTTACTAATCTATGAATACTTACCTAATAAAAGCTTGGATGCCATTCTTTTTGGTATGTGCTTTTTTTATTGCACATCGCAAAATTATTTAAATTCACCGAAAAGGCATTGATGATGACAAGCTTCGTCTCTTATGATAGATACTACACGAAAACATGTGCTTGATTGGTTGAAACGGCATCGCGCGCTGCTTATTTcgtgcgcccgctcccgcgcgcttCACACTGGAGCGCCCGCGCCGCGACTTTCACCTATCGCCATATTCAGGTGCTGGCGCCGCCGCCTGCACATTCTCATTTGCTCCGACGACCTGacggcgcttccccggcctatccccgcgccgccgctgcttcctccaccagctccagtcgccgccgcccctcgagcGCGTCATTCCTCCGACGAACAGCAGTCGGCCGCCCAGTGCCACTCGACGCCCACAAGGTGCCTTGGTATTGCCCGGtcaccatggccgtgtgggcggcttggttgccggggtgtggcgttcggtggcggtgagtgttggccgaggtgaaaattgttctatcttcggacggaccggcgacagcgaagatcgttcccttcttgaaggcgtcattgcggctctcattgcccgtcatgcggctTCAGGGTAAACTCTGATCTtaggatcgggcggtggcggcgctccggtgtcgtaccCTTCCTGAAGGTGCCGCCTTGGAGCacatggttcgtcatatgtagcttcatctcttcgtggtgctagtgctaggggtggtgttgctacgctcagcgcctatgtatcctatcctaggtgtgtgcgtgtgtttgtaCTGGGTGCTTGATGATCGGTGATTTACATATAAAGCGGGGCGTAAGTGTTTTTCGGTAAATATATAGTTGTAAGAATAAGTTCTCATACCCATTCCTATTTTTATTTATAAATGTTTAACTATGCAATTTGATTTTGAACTGGTCCGAAAACTGAAATTTAATACTCTTGCAGTTAAAAACTCTTGTCTTCAAGGTACACTTTGTCTAGAGGGCTCGATAACTCAGGGTCACCCGTGCGGAAAAGGGCAAGAATATTTTCCGCTCCTTTACCGGATCACTAAAGGGACTCATCACCAGGCGACACGTTGCACAGAGATCATGGGGAGGCCAAGCCTCCGCCACCACGAGGATGCGACGAGGCGCAGAAAGACGCCCCGCTGTCGCTGTCAGCCAGCCGGGCTTAGCCCGTTGGCGTCCTCCGGTGACGGCGCGGGAGGACGaggcaggggcggtggcggcggcagcggcagcggctagggttccaccggagccgcccccaagaGTGACGCGGCGTCTTTTGGGGGTGTTTTTGTTTCTGCTTTGACTATGTCTTATTTTTTGAGACAATGAAAGAGGTTCAATCTTGATTCTTGACAAGAACAGCATGACTACTCGCATGCTTTTTTCGAATTTGTAAGCTTGTCTTTCATTCTCTATGTCTGTATAATAAGAAACAAAACAGACCTTAATTATCTGGTATGGAACTCGGAATAAAAAAAAATCGTGTGGtggtggtccagatgcacttcttCCAAAGGCCATAGCTCCACTTCTTCTTTCATTCAGGCAATCCTTGTAAAGCCATAGTTTCACCTATTTGTCTTGCATTAACTGGAAACAAATTTGTCCTGGTATAGGAGGTACTTCTTTGTAAGGCCATATTTGATCCTATTTCAGTTCTTCAGCCTATCAGTTTCCTATTTTCTGGGGAGTCTGAACACCATCAGAGATAACACTAAACCACAATACACCATCAGAGTCTGAACACCATGGTTATTGTTTGGAGAGAAAATTGTAAGGGCATGGTTGAACCTCTTCTAGATCATTGTTTCAGTTTGTATTTTTCCAGCAAAAAAAAAAAGTTTGTATTTTTTCTCAGGAATAAGTACCCTGCCAAAGGTATTTTGCTTGAGAGTTGAATCACTGACAAATGTGCGTTCTTGCTAGTGACAACTAAAGCAAATACTCTTACTCCTCAACACCAAGGAATACAGTCACAGAAAAGGGACCCTAATATCATCAGTGACAATAGAGCGCCAGTGATATACTGATCTGTGTAACACCGGTGGCAGGTAAAATAAACATGGCACTAGTTCAAGTTAAACATTCTTCTCTGGAGACATAACTAGTTTTACATCAAagaaaaacagagagagagaggccgcAACGTTGCTCTAGAAGCAGATCAAGATACGTCTGCTTTTCCTCAAAAACAAAAAAGACACGCTCTGCTTTAAGTTCTAGGTTTACATTGAGGACTGAATAGCTGATAAATTTTCTTGTCTGCCTGGCTTGAAGCAGGGAGAGCAACACCAGCAGAAAAAGTCTTCATGGAGATTGAAAAAGATGATCGATCATGGACTCGTCGCCTCCATGTGGTGCGCCGGTGGAGTTGCAGCAGGAAGCGCGTGACGGCAGAGGGGGCAGGCGCAGCTGACCTTGAGCCACTCGGAGATGCAACCTTGGTGGAAGTAGTGGTCACACGGCATCGTGGCGACCTTGTCGTCCACCTCGAAATCCTTGAGGCACACGGCGCACTCCGTCTGCTGGAGCCGGGCTCCGGCTGGCGCGCCGGCTGTCTCCGGCAGCTGCAGGACGGCGTCGAGCGAGGCCGGGACTGCCAAACTCGGCCAGAAcgggccctcctcctcctcctcctcatagcgGCTCTGCAGCCGAGCCTCTTGTTGTCTTTGCAACATGTCGAGTTCTTGGTCGATCAACGGCAACCGGCCTTGCATCCAATCCCGTACACCTCGTTCCAAGAATTCCTGCCCGTCGGCCGGCTCCCGATCTTCCACGACCTCGTAGATGATAGGAATTCTCGTCCGCACCCTCACGGGGTCCATCTGCCACAGCACACAGCAGCAggctaagagagagagagagagagagagagagagagagagagatagacggGCTCGGCGACAAGACACAGCGGCTGGAGATGGAGGACGTGCGTACGCGTGAGATGGAAATTATCGAAGCAAAGGCAAACCATATATAGCGAGCCAGAGCCAATGTTGCGATTGCCTTACCGATCGGACGAGATGGGATTCCGAGTTCGACTGGTGGACGCGTCGGTTAGGGCCGGCCGGCTGGTAATCGGATCGAGTCCACCAGTCGGTCGAACGCGGCGCCCAGTACCGGCGATTCCTCCGGTGAACCTTACCGGCGCGGCGACAGCGGGCGGCGCCCGAGGTTTAGCAGGAGAGAAGAGGGGATCTGCTGCCCAAAGCCTGGGAATGGGATGGTGGAACCAATTTATTTTGGGAAGCACTTTCCATGATATCGCCGGACTGCTCGTCTGCCGTCGATACGTCTTTCATCTCACCGCCAAGATACGTAGCAAACAAAAAAATCTCACGGCCGGGATATGCGTCCGGAAATCACGGGCAGCTAAACGTGATTATATTCTCACATGCACAAAGCACACTGCTAACTGAAGAAACTTGGAAGTTATTTTTGTAGTGCAAAGAGATTATCCGAAACaggctttcgtcccgctttatagataaagtaTAACTCCATACAACCACGTCCCAAGCaagaccaaaaagaaaaaaaacggggGCCACAGCACAATGATGCCCAAAGAAACTAAGAGGAAACAGAAAAAGCCACCAGGGACAGGCTACGAGTCTGTCGAGCGATCAGCGAGTCGACGCACGGAAGACACCAGGGCGTGGTTAATAGCAGGCATCACCTATTTTTATGTTTacgttctccgatatcatgcaaagctatcctttTTACCGGTCTTTTGTATGTAA is a window encoding:
- the LOC123042589 gene encoding probable E3 ubiquitin-protein ligase RHC1A, whose translation is MDPVRVRTRIPIIYEVVEDREPADGQEFLERGVRDWMQGRLPLIDQELDMLQRQQEARLQSRYEEEEEEGPFWPSLAVPASLDAVLQLPETAGAPAGARLQQTECAVCLKDFEVDDKVATMPCDHYFHQGCISEWLKVSCACPLCRHALPAATPPAHHMEATSP
- the LOC123042588 gene encoding G-type lectin S-receptor-like serine/threonine-protein kinase CES101, translating into MTFLLLLAFIALVWMYKYRGKVTNFLLILTYYIGSRVTGKKFSVLVGNWRKKENQKKLKLGYFSTSNQLEDENTEVPFVSFEDTLLATNCFADSNLLGRGGFGKVYKGTLKGGDNVAVKRLSKGSGQGAVEFRSEVVLIAKLQHKNLVQLLGCCIHEDEKLLIYEYLPNKSLDAILFGMCFFYCTSQNYLNSPKRH